CCTCCTCCTCGTAGTTCGCGTTCAGCAACGATCTTGAGCGATCCCCTTTTCTGTTGGGATGCGACAGCGTGCCCTCTGGCTTTTCGATCGCCATCAGACCGTTTCCATCGCAGCGCAGCACTCGAACGCCTCGCGTCCACGGCAACCGACTCGCTATATCCGAAAAATCCATACGAATGCCTAGCTCAACGATCTTTGCCTACCCAGCGCAAGCCGCTTCCGCGCAGCGTATGCCATCGAGGGCGGCCGAAACGATACCGCCAGCGAAACCGGCTCCCTCCCCGCACGGATAGAGCTTTTCCAGCTCCGGATGCTGCAGGGTCGTATCCAGACGCGGGATACGAACTGGCGAGCTCGTTCGCGTCTCGAAGCCGATGAGGTTGCATTCTTCGGTGATGTATCCGCGCATCGACTTGCCGAACCCCTCCAGCCCTTCCTTCATGCGCCAGGCGACCGATTCCGGAAGCAGCTCGTGCAAGGCGGCGCTGGTCAATCCGGGGAAGTAGCTGGATCCCGGCAGCGAATCGGAAACCTTGGCTTTCAGGAAATCAGTCACTCGCTGGGCGGGCGCCTTCTGCATGCCGCCCCCCGCCCTGGAAGCCAAGCGCTCCAGCTCCTTCTGGTAGGCGATGCCCGCCAGCACACCGAACTCTGCCCGATACGCTTCGGTGTCCTCCGGCTCCACCGTCACCACCAGACCGCTGTTGGAGAACGGCGAGTCCCGGCGGGCCAACGACATGCCGTTGACCACCACTTCGTCGTTTTCCGTAGCCGACGGCACGATAAAGCCGCCAGGGCACATGCAAAACGAGTGCACTCCTCTGCCCTCGATCTTGGTCGCGAGTCGATACTTGGCCGCGGGCAGAATCCTAGGCCGCTCCTGTCCCAAGTCGTAGTGGTATTGGATGCTGTCGATCAGGGCTTGCGAATGCTCGATGCGCACCCCCACCGCGAAGGGCTTCTGCTCCAAAAGCACCCCTTCCGCCTGCAGCAAACGATAGATGTCACGAGCGCTGTGCCCGGTGGCCAAAATCACTGCCTCGCCGAGAAACTCCTGCCCCTGCCGCGAGACCACCCCGCGGATCCGTCGCCCATCAGCGGAGCGAACCAGACCCTCCACGCGCGACTCGAAATGAACCTCTCCGCCCGCGGCGATGATCGATTCGCGAATGGCCCGCACCACGTTGGGCAGGAGATTCGAACCGATGTGCGGATGAGCGTCGGTGAGGATCTGCTGGGGAGCCCCGTGGGCCACCAGCGTCTCGTAGACCGATCGCACCGGGCCTCGCTTGGTGGCCCGCGTGTAGAGCTTGCCGTCGGAGAACGTGCCGGCGCCACCTTCGCCAAAGCAGTAGTTGGAATCCTCGATCACGATCCCCTTGCGCAGGATGGGAGCCAAGTCGAAGCGACGCGCCATGGCATCCTTTCCTCGCTCGAGGATCACCGGCTTGAACCCGAGCTCGATCGCCCGCAAGGCGGCGAACATGCCCGCCGGGCCGCAGCCGACGATGACGATTCGCTTGGCGGCCGGGTCAAGCTGGGCGTAGCTCGGCTCCAGGGAAGGCTCCTCCGGCAAGGGACCGCCCTGAGACAGCTCGAGGCGCAGCTGGATGCGAACCGGCTTCTGCCGAGCGTCGATGGAGTGCTTGCGCAAACGAATGTCCGCGATCGAATTGGGGTGGATCCTTAACTTGCGAGAGGCC
This region of Pelagicoccus sp. SDUM812003 genomic DNA includes:
- a CDS encoding FAD-dependent protein, giving the protein MKPVKILTVDIVLPLDQSENVEVWKKRASRKLRIHPNSIADIRLRKHSIDARQKPVRIQLRLELSQGGPLPEEPSLEPSYAQLDPAAKRIVIVGCGPAGMFAALRAIELGFKPVILERGKDAMARRFDLAPILRKGIVIEDSNYCFGEGGAGTFSDGKLYTRATKRGPVRSVYETLVAHGAPQQILTDAHPHIGSNLLPNVVRAIRESIIAAGGEVHFESRVEGLVRSADGRRIRGVVSRQGQEFLGEAVILATGHSARDIYRLLQAEGVLLEQKPFAVGVRIEHSQALIDSIQYHYDLGQERPRILPAAKYRLATKIEGRGVHSFCMCPGGFIVPSATENDEVVVNGMSLARRDSPFSNSGLVVTVEPEDTEAYRAEFGVLAGIAYQKELERLASRAGGGMQKAPAQRVTDFLKAKVSDSLPGSSYFPGLTSAALHELLPESVAWRMKEGLEGFGKSMRGYITEECNLIGFETRTSSPVRIPRLDTTLQHPELEKLYPCGEGAGFAGGIVSAALDGIRCAEAACAG